Proteins encoded by one window of Astatotilapia calliptera chromosome 13, fAstCal1.2, whole genome shotgun sequence:
- the phyhiplb gene encoding phytanoyl-CoA hydroxylase-interacting protein-like — MEVPGLAHNISSPLSPCEGMIKDLSLDAIQLCERDGSKSQDGSISEMEELPVPQNIKISNITCDSFKICWDMEARSKERITHYFIDLNKKENKNSNKFKHKDVPTKLVAKAVPLPMTVRGHWFLSPRTEYTVAVQTASKQADGDYSVSEWSEIIEFCTADYSTVHLNQLLEKAEVIAGRMLPFSVFYRNQNKEYFDHAREAQENRMLPSIKDNSGSHGSPISGKLEGIFFSCNTEFNTGKPPQDSPYGRHRFEVRADALFNPDTNLYFGDFYCMYTAYHYVILVLAPKGSRGDEFCKQRLPLLDITNNRFLTCKQVEEGDGGLVFHHAQDVILEVIYTEPVDLSLGTVAEISGHQLMSLSTVNAKKDPSCKTCNISVGR; from the exons ATGGAGGTACCAGGTTTGGCGCACAACATCAGCAGTCCATTAAGTCCCTGCGAGGGGATGATCAAGGACCTAAGCTTGGACGCCATACAGTTATGCGAACGAGATG GAAGTAAATCCCAGGACGGCAGCATCTCTGAGATGGAGGAGCTCCCAGTTCCTCAGAACATCAAGATTAGCAACATCACCTGTGACTCTTTCAAGATCTGCTGGGACATGGAGGCACGCAGCAAGGAGCGCATCACGCACTATTTCATTGACCTGAACAAGAAGGAGAACAAAAACTCAAACAAGTTCAAACACAAG GATGTTCCTACCAAACTGGTGGCCAAGGCAGTACCCCTGCCCATGACGGTCCGGGGCCACTGGTTCCTGAGCCCACGCACAGAGTACACAGTGGCTGTCCAGACTGCATCAAAACAGGCTGATGGGGACTACTCCGTGTCTGAGTGGAGCGAAATTATTGAATTCTGCACTGCTG ATTACTCCACAGTGCATCTAAACCAGCTGCTGGAGAAGGCGGAGGTCATTGCTGGGCGGATGCTGCCTTTCTCTGTCTTCTACAGAAACCAGAATAAAGAGTACTTTGATCATGCCAG GGAGGCGCAAGAAAACCGGATGCTGCCCTCTATTAAAGACAACAGTGGCAGCCATGGCTCTCCCATCAGTGGTAAGCTGGAGGGCATCTTTTTCAGCTGCAACACAGAGTTCAACACTGGCAAGCCCCCGCAGGATTCCCCGTATGGTCGCCATCGCTTTGAGGTGCGGGCTGATGCGCTCTTCAACCCTGACACCAACCTGTACTTTGGAGACTTCTACTGTATGTATACAGCCTACCACTATGTGATTCTGGTTCTAGCACCGAAAGGCTCAAGGGGTGATGAGTTTTGTAAGCAGAGGCTTCCTTTGCTCGACATTACCAACAACCGTTTCCTTACCTGCAAGCAGGTTGAAGAGGGTGATGGTGGTTTGGTGTTTCACCACGCCCAAGATGTCATCTTGGAGGTGATCTACACAGAGCCTGTAGACCTATCCTTGGGCACAGTGGCAGAGATCAGTGGGCACCAGCTGATGAGTCTCTCCACAGTAAATGCCAAGAAGGATCCCAGCTGCAAGACCTGCAACATCAGCGTGGGACGCTAG